In a genomic window of Aeromonas veronii:
- the thyA gene encoding thymidylate synthase — protein sequence MRAYLDLMQKILDEGTVKSDRTGTGTVSLFGHQMRFNLAEGFPLVTTKKCHLRSIIHELLWFLNGDTNTAYLKENGVSIWDEWADENGDLGPVYGAQWRSWPAADGSVIDQIQKAVDDIKHNPDSRRIIVSAWNVGELDKMALAPCHAFFQFYVADGKLSCQLYQRSCDVFLGLPFNIASYALLTHMMAQQCDLEVGDFVWTGGDVHLYSNHMEQTALQLSREPRPLPTLVIKRKPDSIFDYQFEDFEIEGYDPHPGIKAPVAI from the coding sequence ATGCGAGCCTATCTCGACCTGATGCAGAAGATCCTCGATGAGGGCACCGTCAAGTCAGACCGTACCGGCACCGGCACCGTCTCCCTGTTCGGCCATCAGATGCGCTTCAATCTGGCAGAAGGTTTCCCGTTGGTGACCACCAAGAAGTGCCACCTGCGATCGATCATTCATGAGCTGCTCTGGTTCCTCAATGGCGATACCAATACCGCCTATCTGAAGGAAAATGGCGTCAGTATCTGGGATGAGTGGGCAGACGAGAACGGCGATCTGGGGCCGGTTTATGGCGCTCAGTGGCGCTCCTGGCCTGCGGCCGACGGGTCTGTCATCGACCAGATCCAGAAAGCGGTGGATGACATCAAGCACAACCCGGATTCGCGCCGCATCATTGTGTCTGCCTGGAACGTGGGTGAGCTGGACAAGATGGCGCTGGCTCCTTGCCACGCCTTCTTCCAGTTCTATGTGGCGGACGGCAAGCTCTCCTGCCAGCTTTACCAGCGCAGCTGTGATGTGTTCCTCGGCCTGCCGTTCAACATCGCCAGCTACGCCCTGCTGACCCATATGATGGCTCAGCAGTGCGATCTGGAAGTGGGTGACTTCGTCTGGACCGGTGGTGACGTGCACCTCTACTCCAACCACATGGAGCAGACCGCGCTGCAGCTCTCCCGCGAGCCCCGTCCGCTGCCGACCCTGGTGATCAAGCGCAAACCCGACTCCATCTTCGACTACCAGTTCGAGGATTTCGAGATCGAGGGTTATGACCCCCATCCCGGGATCAAGGCGCCCGTCGCCATCTGA
- a CDS encoding phage late control D family protein codes for MNLGRIATNLTSQIGQLGTGAGLSSADHPAPAYQLLIDGTDVSATIRPRLMSLNITDNRGFEADTIDIELDDSDGRLAMPRRGARMRVMIGWQGQPLVDKGDYTIDEVEHTGAPDRLTIRGKSADLRGNLNKLRQTSYHQQTVGSIVDAIAQRHSLIPACAERFKGMQIDHIDQQNESDPAFITRLAGQCGALTSIKSGRLLFIGQGKGLTASGKPLPSVIITRQDGDQHRFAVADRDAYTGVSANWHDPKTATTEGSTTKRKTKPKQEPALPSDTTIDKEGRELLVGDSENVKVLRHIYANKTNALRAARAEWDRLQRGVAEFEITLATGRPELYPEQPTAVRGSNSRSTRPTGC; via the coding sequence ATGAACCTCGGGCGCATCGCCACCAACCTGACCAGCCAGATCGGCCAGCTCGGTACCGGCGCGGGGCTGAGCAGTGCCGATCACCCCGCCCCGGCTTACCAGCTGCTGATCGACGGCACGGATGTGTCAGCCACTATCCGCCCCCGCCTGATGAGCCTCAACATCACCGACAATCGCGGGTTTGAAGCCGACACCATCGACATCGAACTCGACGACAGCGACGGCAGGCTGGCGATGCCGCGCCGGGGCGCCAGAATGCGCGTCATGATCGGCTGGCAGGGCCAACCGCTGGTTGATAAGGGGGATTACACCATCGATGAGGTGGAGCACACCGGCGCCCCGGACAGGCTCACCATCAGGGGCAAATCGGCCGATCTGCGCGGCAACCTCAACAAGCTACGCCAGACCAGCTATCACCAGCAGACAGTCGGCAGCATTGTCGATGCCATCGCCCAGCGCCACAGCCTGATCCCCGCCTGCGCCGAACGCTTCAAGGGCATGCAGATCGACCACATCGACCAGCAGAACGAGAGCGACCCCGCCTTCATTACCCGCTTGGCCGGTCAATGCGGCGCCCTGACCTCCATCAAATCGGGGCGGCTGCTCTTTATCGGCCAGGGCAAGGGGCTCACCGCCAGCGGCAAACCGCTCCCCTCTGTCATCATCACCCGCCAGGATGGCGATCAGCACCGCTTCGCCGTCGCTGACCGCGACGCCTACACCGGCGTGTCAGCCAACTGGCACGACCCGAAGACGGCCACCACCGAAGGCTCGACCACCAAGCGCAAGACCAAGCCAAAGCAGGAACCGGCGCTGCCAAGTGATACCACCATCGACAAGGAGGGCCGCGAACTGCTGGTTGGCGACAGTGAAAACGTCAAAGTGCTGCGCCACATCTACGCCAACAAAACCAACGCCCTGCGCGCCGCCCGCGCCGAGTGGGATCGGCTGCAACGCGGGGTTGCCGAGTTCGAGATCACCCTCGCCACCGGCCGCCCCGAGCTCTACCCGGAACAGCCCACCGCCGTCAGGGGTTCAAACAGCAGATCGACGAGGCCGACTGGGTGCTGA
- the nhaA gene encoding Na+/H+ antiporter NhaA, protein MSDVIKKFLKLEAASGIILIMAAMLAMILANTALAGGYQAFLDTPVQVRIAALDINKPLLLWINDGFMAIFFLLVGLEVKREMLEGALSTRVQATFPAIAAVGGMMAPALIYAFFNYSDDVARAGWAIPAATDIAFALGVMALLGKRVPVSLKVFLLALAIMDDLGVIIIIALFYTQQLSLAALTVGILATLTLFWMNRRGEDRISLYMLVGLVLWVAVLKSGVHATLAGVVVGFMVPLNGKRYASPLKYLEHALHPWSAYLILPLFAFANAGVSLQGIGLSSLLSPVPMGIMLGLFIGKPLGVFTISWLSVKLGIAQLPPGVNFKQIFAVSILCGIGFTMSMFIASLAFEHGGLDYGSYSRLGILAGSTMAAVVGYLALRMALPKGEGEQSTEGL, encoded by the coding sequence ATGAGTGATGTAATCAAAAAGTTTCTGAAGCTGGAGGCTGCCTCCGGAATTATTCTGATCATGGCTGCCATGCTGGCCATGATTTTAGCCAATACCGCGCTGGCTGGCGGGTATCAGGCGTTTCTCGATACGCCGGTGCAGGTGCGCATCGCAGCCCTCGACATCAACAAGCCGCTGCTGCTCTGGATCAACGATGGCTTCATGGCGATCTTCTTCCTGCTGGTTGGCCTGGAAGTAAAGCGTGAAATGCTGGAAGGGGCGCTCTCCACCCGGGTGCAGGCGACCTTCCCGGCCATCGCGGCGGTGGGTGGCATGATGGCGCCGGCCTTGATCTACGCCTTTTTCAACTATTCGGACGACGTGGCGCGCGCTGGTTGGGCGATCCCGGCTGCAACCGATATCGCCTTTGCCCTCGGGGTGATGGCGCTGCTTGGCAAGCGGGTGCCGGTGAGCCTCAAGGTATTCTTGCTGGCGCTCGCCATCATGGATGACCTGGGCGTCATCATCATCATCGCGTTGTTCTACACCCAGCAGCTGTCGCTGGCTGCGTTGACGGTTGGTATTCTGGCGACCCTGACGCTGTTCTGGATGAACCGCCGAGGTGAGGACAGGATCAGCCTCTACATGCTGGTCGGTCTGGTGCTCTGGGTTGCGGTGCTCAAGTCTGGCGTACATGCGACCCTGGCGGGAGTGGTGGTGGGCTTTATGGTTCCGCTGAATGGCAAGCGTTACGCCTCGCCGCTCAAGTATCTGGAGCATGCCCTGCACCCCTGGAGTGCCTATCTGATCCTGCCGCTGTTTGCCTTTGCCAACGCAGGGGTATCCCTTCAGGGGATTGGTCTCTCCTCCCTGCTGAGCCCGGTACCGATGGGGATCATGCTGGGGCTGTTTATCGGCAAGCCGCTCGGGGTGTTCACCATCAGCTGGCTGTCGGTCAAGCTGGGCATCGCCCAGTTGCCGCCCGGGGTCAACTTCAAGCAGATCTTTGCGGTCAGCATCCTCTGTGGCATCGGGTTTACCATGTCGATGTTTATCGCGTCGCTCGCCTTCGAGCACGGTGGGCTGGATTACGGCAGCTACTCTCGCCTCGGGATCCTGGCGGGTTCTACCATGGCGGCGGTGGTCGGTTATCTGGCCTTGCGCATGGCCCTTCCCAAGGGTGAAGGGGAACAGAGTACGGAGGGACTATGA